The genomic region CTATTTGGTATGAGCTTTGGAGAAATTTAAATGGATTCCCGCCAAACTATTATACCAGCGCGGAAAAAGAAAAAGACGGAAAGAAAAGCGATTCGAAAGATGCTAAGAAGTAATATGCGAAAATTTATTTGTTTATTTTACTTTTCTGTTTTTTGTATTTTCTTCGGAAATGCGCAAGAACAAGAATCGGAAATCTTTACGCTGGAAGAGTTCCTTGCTATGGTAAAACGCTACCACCCGATCGTAGCACAAGCTAATCTTGAACTCTCAGGTGCCGAAGCAAAATTATTAAAATCGAGAGGGGCTTTTGATCCCAAGCTTGAAGGCGGAATGAAAGAAAAAAACTTTCATGGAACTGAATATTACTCACTATGGCACGGAACTTTTAAAATTCCTACCTGGTATGGTATTGATCTTAAAGCAGGCTACGAACAGAATGAAGGATATTATCTAAACCCGGAAAATAACACGCCCGACGATGGTTTGTGGAGTGCCGGAGTAAATATTAGGCTTGCGCAGGGATTGCTTTATAACGAAAGAATGAACAATCTTAAACAGGCAAAAATCTTTCAGCAACAATCACAATTAGAGCGGAACATCCAGGTAAACCAGGTGCTGGCCGATGCTACAAAAGCTTATGCAGATTGGGTTTACTATTTTCAAAACACATCGGTTTACGAAGAGTTTTTAGAAAATGCCCTAATTCGGTTTGAAGGTATTGCTACATCCAGCCGACTTGGGGAAACCCCAGCTATAGATACCGTAGAAACCATGATTACGGTGCGAAGCAGGAAACTAGATCTTAAGCAGGCAGAACTAAAACTTCAAAAAGCCAAACTTGCCTTAAGTAACTATCTCTGGATAGAAGATATCCCGTTGGAACTGGAAGATCGAATGAAACCGTCTCC from Zunongwangia profunda SM-A87 harbors:
- a CDS encoding TolC family protein, whose translation is MRKFICLFYFSVFCIFFGNAQEQESEIFTLEEFLAMVKRYHPIVAQANLELSGAEAKLLKSRGAFDPKLEGGMKEKNFHGTEYYSLWHGTFKIPTWYGIDLKAGYEQNEGYYLNPENNTPDDGLWSAGVNIRLAQGLLYNERMNNLKQAKIFQQQSQLERNIQVNQVLADATKAYADWVYYFQNTSVYEEFLENALIRFEGIATSSRLGETPAIDTVETMITVRSRKLDLKQAELKLQKAKLALSNYLWIEDIPLELEDRMKPSPETVDFTSVLGIEQLLGNATTIEDHPKLQSLNYDLEAYDLDIRLKRNKLLPKIDVEYNFLSEEINEPDYINTNNYKAGVKVSFPLFLRKERGDLRLSKVKREQAEFKLSESAWKLSNKIKATEREILSLQEQMAIVSNIVNESEIMVEAEKRLFEMGESSIFYINTRENKLIDSILKMNKINNELNIAIAKLFETLRIEYEND